The Paramisgurnus dabryanus chromosome 1, PD_genome_1.1, whole genome shotgun sequence genome includes a window with the following:
- the LOC141282907 gene encoding asialoglycoprotein receptor 2-like has translation MTWPEAQIYCRQHHTDLATIRTQIDIDLLTTMIGKDTHAWIGLFRDSWKWSDGSKVPSSSIRWKSSSRNTSGKDQRPCGTAGPDGLIVDQFCSDLLPFICLKYSRKQIVRTEIKSGLNLNDPAVMEKILQLIKQKLKDHGIEKETTLTWRLQPDGNVFSPKHEDIRAPVQCHRSFF, from the exons ATGACGTGGCCTGAAGCTCAGATCTACTGCAGACAGCACCACACAGACCTGGCAACCATCCGGACTCAAATCGATATAGACCTGCTGACAACAATGATTGGGAAAGATACTCACGCATGGATTGGTCTGTTTAGGGACTCATGGAAGTGGTCAGATGGATCAAAAGTCCCCTCATCCTCCATTAGGTGGAAGTCTAGTAGCCGTAACACAAGTGGGAAGGATCAGAGACCTTGTGGCACGGCAGGTCCTGATGGTCTGATAGTTGATCAGTTCTGCTCAGATCTTCTTCCTTTCATCTGCTTGAAGT ATTCAAGAAAGCAGATTGTGAGAACGGAGATCAAATCTGGTCTGAATCTGAATGACCCTGCGGTGATGGAGAAGATCTTACAGTTG ATCAAGCAGAAACTAAAGGATCATGGGATAGAGAAAGAAACAACGTTGACCTGGAGACTGCAGCCAGATGGAAATGTTTTCTCACCAAAACATGAAGATATAAGAGCACCTGTCCAGTGTCACAGATCTTTCTTCTGA
- the LOC135779419 gene encoding histone H2B-like — protein MPEPAKPAPKKGSKKAVTKSAAKSGKKRRRSRKESYAIYVYKVLKQVHPDTGISSKAMGIMNSFVNDIFERIAGESSRLAHYNKRSTITSREIQTAVRLLLPGELAKHAVSEGTKAVTKYTSSK, from the coding sequence ATGCCTGAGCCAGCAAAGCCCGCGCCCAAAAAGGGCTCAAAGAAAGCCGTCACCAAGAGCGCCGCCAAGAGTGGAAAGAAGCGCAGGAGGTCCAGGAAGGAGAGCTACGCCATCTACGTGTACAAAGTCCTGAAGCAGGTTCATCCCGACACCGGCATTTCTTCAAAGGCGATGGGCATCATGAACTCTTTCGTCAACGACATCTTTGAGCGCATCGCCGGTGAGTCTTCTCGTCTCGCTCACTACAACAAGCGTTCCACCATCACCTCGAGAGAGATCCAGACCGCCGTGCGTCTTCTGCTGCCCGGTGAACTCGCCAAACACGCCGTGTCTGAAGGAACAAAGGCCGTCACCAAATACACGAGCTCCAAGTAA
- the LOC135752599 gene encoding histone H4, translating to MSGRGKGGKGLGKGGAKRHRKVLRDNIQGITKPAIRRLARRGGVKRISGLIYEETRGVLKVFLENVIRDAVTYTEHAKRKTVTAMDVVYALKRQGRTLYGFGG from the coding sequence ATGTCTGGAAGAGGCAAAGGTGGTAAAGGACTCGGAAAAGGAGGCGCTAAGCGTCATCGTAAGGTTCTCCGTGATAACATCCAGGGTATCACCAAACCCGCCATCCGTCGTCTCGCTCGCCGTGGTGGTGTCAAGCGTATCTCCGGTCTAATCTACGAGGAGACCCGCGGTGTGTTGAAGGTGTTTCTGGAGAATGTTATCCGTGACGCCGTCACCTACACCGAGCACGCCAAGAGAAAGACCGTCACCGCTATGGATGTCGTGTACGCGCTGAAGAGACAGGGACGCACACTGTACGGTTTCGGAGGTTAA
- the LOC135779305 gene encoding histone H3 → MARTKQTARKSTGGKAPRKQLATKAARKSAPATGGVKKPHRYRPGTVALREIRRYQKSTELLIRKLPFQRLVREIAQDFKTDLRFQSSAVMALQESSEAYLVGLFEDTNLCAIHAKRVTIMPKDIQLARRIRGERA, encoded by the coding sequence ATGGCAAGAACCAAGCAGACCGCTCGTAAATCTACTGGAGGCAAAGCCCCAAGGAAGCAGCTCGCTACTAAAGCCGCCCGTAAGAGCGCCCCGGCCACCGGTGGAGTGAAGAAGCCTCATCGTTACAGGCCCGGCACCGTGGCTCTGAGAGAGATCCGCCGTTATCAGAAATCAACCGAGCTGTTGATCCGTAAACTTCCCTTCCAGCGTCTAGTGAGAGAAATCGCTCAGGACTTCAAGACGGATCTGCGCTTCCAGAGCTCTGCTGTCATGGCCCTGCAGGAGTCCAGTGAGGCTTACTTGGTCGGTCTGTTCGAGGACACCAACCTGTGCGCCATCCACGCCAAGAGAGTCACCATCATGCCCAAAGACATCCAGCTGGCCCGCCGTATCCGCGGAGAGCGCGCTTAA
- the LOC141281955 gene encoding histone H2A-like, protein MSGRGKTGGKARAKAKTRSSRAGLQFPVGRVHRLLRKGNYAERVGAGAPVYLAAVLEYLTAEILELAGNAARDNKKTRIIPRHLQLAVRNDEELNKLLGGVTIAQGGVLPNIQAVLLPKKTEKPAKTK, encoded by the coding sequence ATGAGTGGCAGAGGTAAAACCGGCGGTAAGGCGAGAGCGAAGGCCAAGACTCGCTCATCTAGAGCTGGACTGCAGTTCCCCGTCGGTCGTGTTCACAGACTTCTCCGTAAAGGCAACTATGCTGAGCGTGTCGGTGCCGGTGCTCCCGTCTATCTGGCCGCAGTGCTCGAGTATCTGACCGCTGAGATCCTGGAGTTGGCCGGAAACGCCGCTCGTGACAACAAGAAGACTCGCATCATTCCCCGTCATCTGCAGCTGGCGGTGCGCAATGACGAGGAGCTGAACAAACTTCTGGGCGGTGTGACCATCGCTCAGGGCGGCGTGCTGCCCAACATCCAGGCTGTGCTGTTGCCCAAGAAGACCGAGAAGCCCGCCAAGACCAAATAA
- the LOC135752611 gene encoding histone H1-like — MAETAPAPAAPPAKAPKKKTAVKAKKTGPSVSELVVKAVTASKERSGVSLAALKKALAAAGYDVEKNNSRVKIAIKGLVTKGTLVQTKGTGASGSFKLNKKQAETKKAAPKAKKPAAKKPAAAKKPKAAAAKKTAAKKSPKKAKKPAATAAKKATKSPKKATKSPKKAKKPAAPKKAAKSPKKAKVAKPKTAKPKAAKPKKAAPKKK, encoded by the coding sequence ATGGCAGAAACCGCTCCAGCTCCAGCTGCTCCACCGGCCAAAGCGCCCAAGAAGAAAACTGCAGTCAAGGCGAAGAAAACGGGTCCGAGCGTGAGCGAGCTCGTCGTCAAAGCTGTGACAGCCTCCAAGGAGAGAAGCGGCGTCTCCCTCGCTGCCCTGAAGAAAGCGCTCGCCGCCGCCGGCTACGACGTGGAGAAGAACAACTCCCGCGTCAAGATCGCCATCAAGGGTCTGGTGACTAAAGGCACCTTGGTTCAGACTAAAGGCACCGGCGCGTCTGGCTCATTCAAGCTGAACAAGAAGCAAGCAGAGACCAAGAAGGCCGCTCCTAAAGCAAAGAAACCCGCAGCCAAAAAGCCCGCAGCTGCCAAGAAGCCCAAGGCTGCAGCAGCAAAGAAGACCGCCGCAAAGAAATCTCCGAAGAAGGCAAAGAAGCCCGCTGCCACAGCCGCCAAGAAGGCGACAAAGAGCCCCAAGAAGGCAACCAAGAGCCCCAAAAAAGCAAAGAAGCCTGCAGCCCCTAAGAAAGCAGCAAAGAGCCCCAAAAAGGCGAAGGTTGCGAAGCCCAAGACGGCAAAGCCTAAAGCGGCCAAGCCTAAAAAGGCCGCACCCAAAAAGAAGTAA
- the LOC135779304 gene encoding histone H3, with the protein MARTKQTARKSTGGKAPRKQLATKAARKSAPATGGVKKPHRYRPGTVALREIRRYQKSTELLIRKLPFQRLVREIAQDFKTDLRFQSSAVMALQESSEAYLVGLFEDTNLCAIHAKRVTIMPKDIQLARRIRGERA; encoded by the coding sequence ATGGCAAGAACCAAGCAGACCGCTCGTAAATCTACTGGAGGCAAAGCCCCAAGGAAGCAGCTCGCTACTAAAGCCGCCCGTAAGAGCGCCCCGGCCACCGGTGGAGTGAAGAAGCCTCATCGTTACAGGCCCGGCACCGTGGCTCTGAGAGAGATCCGCCGTTATCAGAAATCAACCGAGCTGCTGATCCGCAAACTTCCCTTCCAGCGTCTGGTGAGAGAAATCGCTCAGGACTTCAAGACGGATCTGCGCTTCCAGAGCTCTGCTGTCATGGCCCTGCAGGAGTCCAGTGAGGCTTACTTGGTCGGTCTGTTCGAGGACACCAACCTGTGCGCCATCCACGCCAAGAGGGTCACCATCATGCCCAAAGACATCCAGCTGGCCCGCCGTATCCGCGGAGAGCGCGCTTAA
- the LOC135752595 gene encoding histone H4 — protein MSGRGKGGKGLGKGGAKRHRKVLRDNIQGITKPAIRRLARRGGVKRISGLIYEETRGVLKVFLENVIRDAVTYTEHAKRKTVTAMDVVYALKRQGRTLYGFGG, from the coding sequence ATGTCTGGAAGAGGCAAAGGCGGTAAAGGACTCGGAAAAGGAGGCGCTAAGCGTCATCGTAAGGTTCTCCGTGATAACATCCAGGGAATCACCAAACCCGCCATCCGTCGTCTCGCTCGCCGTGGTGGTGTCAAGCGTATCTCCGGTCTGATCTACGAGGAGACCCGCGGTGTGTTGAAGGTGTTTCTGGAGAATGTTATCCGTGATGCCGTCACCTACACCGAGCACGCCAAGAGAAAGACCGTCACCGCTATGGATGTCGTGTACGCGCTGAAGAGACAAGGACGCACACTGTACGGTTTCGGAGGTTAA
- the LOC135779418 gene encoding histone H2B-like has protein sequence MPEPAKPAPKKGSKKAVTKSAAKSGKKRRRSRKESYAIYVYKVLKQVHPDTGISSKAMGIMNSFVNDIFERIAGESSRLAHYNKRSTITSREIQTAVRLLLPGELAKHAVSEGTKAVTKYTSSK, from the coding sequence ATGCCTGAACCAGCAAAGCCCGCGCCCAAGAAGGGCTCAAAGAAAGCCGTCACCAAGAGCGCCGCCAAGAGTGGAAAGAAGCGCAGGAGGTCCAGGAAGGAGAGCTACGCCATCTACGTGTACAAAGTCCTGAAGCAGGTTCATCCCGACACCGGCATTTCTTCAAAGGCGATGGGCATCATGAATTCTTTCGTCAACGACATCTTTGAGCGCATCGCCGGTGAGTCTTCTCGTCTCGCTCACTACAACAAGCGCTCCACCATCACCTCGAGAGAGATCCAGACCGCCGTGCGTCTCCTGCTGCCCGGTGAACTCGCCAAACACGCCGTGTCTGAGGGAACAAAGGCCGTCACCAAATACACGAGCTCCAAGTAA